In Bythopirellula goksoeyrii, a single window of DNA contains:
- the cysK gene encoding cysteine synthase A, which translates to MPRNKTYDSIATAIGDTPMIRINRLVPEGQATVFAKCEFFQPLNSVKDRIGVAMIEAGEKAGHVNSKTLIVEPTSGNTGIALAFVCAAKGYRLTLTMPESMSVERRALLRAMGAELVLTPAAGGMKAAIEKASEIVSGTENAWMPQQFENPANPGIHEKTTGPEIWEDSGENIDAIVAGVGTGGTITGVARYIKPRNSSFKAFAVEPADSPVIGGGQPGPHKIQGIGAGFIPKNLDTTIVDEAISISNEEAFQWSRRLAREEGIMAGISSGANMCAAAKIAARPEFAGKRIVTIMCSLGERYLSTPLFEGLTG; encoded by the coding sequence ATGCCACGCAACAAAACTTACGACAGCATCGCCACTGCGATTGGTGATACCCCTATGATTCGCATTAATCGGCTGGTTCCTGAGGGGCAAGCTACCGTGTTCGCCAAATGCGAGTTTTTCCAGCCACTCAATAGCGTCAAGGACCGAATTGGCGTGGCGATGATCGAAGCTGGCGAGAAGGCTGGCCATGTGAATTCCAAAACACTCATTGTCGAGCCGACCAGTGGCAATACGGGGATCGCACTCGCCTTTGTTTGCGCAGCCAAAGGGTATCGACTCACACTCACCATGCCCGAGTCGATGTCGGTTGAGCGACGTGCCTTGTTGCGAGCCATGGGCGCCGAATTGGTCCTCACACCTGCTGCAGGGGGAATGAAGGCAGCAATCGAAAAGGCGAGTGAAATTGTCAGCGGCACTGAAAATGCTTGGATGCCGCAACAGTTCGAGAATCCCGCGAATCCTGGGATTCACGAGAAGACCACAGGCCCAGAAATTTGGGAGGACTCTGGAGAAAACATCGATGCCATCGTCGCCGGTGTCGGTACAGGAGGCACTATCACCGGGGTGGCACGATATATCAAGCCGCGAAATTCTTCGTTCAAAGCCTTCGCCGTCGAACCAGCAGATTCGCCAGTCATCGGAGGTGGTCAGCCGGGGCCACACAAAATTCAAGGTATCGGTGCCGGGTTTATTCCTAAGAATCTGGATACGACCATCGTCGATGAAGCGATCTCGATCAGCAACGAAGAGGCGTTTCAATGGTCTCGTCGCCTGGCACGCGAGGAAGGTATTATGGCCGGTATTTCGAGTGGCGCGAATATGTGTGCCGCAGCCAAAATTGCTGCTCGGCCAGAGTTCGCCGGCAAGCGAATCGTTACGATCATGTGCAGCCTTGGTGAGCGGTACCTGTCGACACCTTTGTTCGAAGGTCTCACAGGCTGA
- a CDS encoding hydantoinase B/oxoprolinase family protein: MPHPTWEFWIDVGGTFTDCLAQSPDGTVRRHKLLSSAVTKGTVAAGSTRERIVDASRIGDPASFWEGFDFTLLDATGSPVAQSKVVGFNQQNGELQLFPPLAEPPPHSGCYEMRCDIEAPVLAIRYLLGLSLAESIPSVRLRLGTTRGTNALLTRTGARTALAITQGFGDLLEIGSQERPELFALRVVKPAPLTECSIEIAERVTADGSILMKPNRDIIHRQLSNLKSSGIESLAICLLHADLYPEHELIVEEIAREVGFQEVSRSSEVAPLVKIVPRAETTVVDAYLSPVLRNYLDNLRASLPGSQIRLMTSAGGLVGDQAFRGTQSVLSGPAGGVVGYAQVAEATGFERAIGFDMGGTSTDVSRFDGSFEYEYETCKAGVRLVTPMLAINTVAAGGGSICRFDGTQLTVGPASAGADPGPACYGRGGPLTVTDLNYYLGRIAIDKFPFQLDRAAVQRKLDSLVADVCEATEEQLSCVDLAEGLLTVANANMVRAIRSVSIAKGADPADYLLVPFGGAAAQHACAVARELGIRQILNHPDAGILSAYGIGQADVVRHAAQGMSQLLAESNYKQLAAVFDELEQAPYAELIAEGIPSTQIEIHHTIDLRYLGTDVPLNVPFASFSNVARSFESLHREQFGYVPTDIPIEILALRVEALGKTGSKSIASSRCPVNQVTPTTHAACRLNGQDLQIPCYDRADLISGATLTGPALIADMHSTILIEAGWQCETLSGSELLLTDNSPDSISAQESSQQSEAVMLAVFNNLFAGIAEQMGHVLRRTALSVNVKERLDYSCAVFTASGDLVANAPHVPVHLGAMSATVRGIIAENPNLSPGDVYISNDPYRGGSHLPDVTVITPVHDPSTGDLLFFTACRAHHAEIGGVRPGSMPPRSRTLGEEGVLISNFAFVKNGESREAELRKLLSQPPYPSRRVEENLADIRAQVAANQQGARDLLALVERYSLPVVQDKMLGIQDAATAKVRHALASFGNEDREFTDYLETAEGESVPICTKITFQSDAEGPVASIDFTGSGPVVEGNLNANPAIVSAAVLYVLHLLVNEDLPLNEGALRAVNIYLPPGLLNPPRGATLAESPAVAAGNVETSQRVVDVLLGAFGVAAASQGTMNNLLFGNAEFGYYETICGGSGATHEGPGASAVQVHMTNTRATDPEILERRLPLSLLEFSIRRGSGGAGVHHGGDGVVRRLEFLEPLELSLITERRGPHAPYGLNGGDPGQLGKNILHLAKGTKIELPGICERSIEPGDVLTIETPGGGGWGPRS, translated from the coding sequence ATGCCTCATCCAACTTGGGAATTCTGGATCGATGTCGGCGGCACTTTTACCGATTGTCTCGCCCAAAGTCCTGATGGAACCGTCCGACGGCATAAACTTCTAAGCTCTGCCGTCACCAAGGGGACCGTCGCCGCTGGTTCGACAAGAGAGCGAATAGTAGACGCCTCACGAATCGGCGATCCAGCAAGCTTTTGGGAAGGCTTTGATTTCACTCTGCTTGACGCAACAGGTTCGCCAGTTGCTCAGTCTAAGGTGGTTGGCTTCAACCAGCAAAATGGTGAGTTGCAATTGTTTCCGCCTCTGGCAGAACCACCGCCACACAGTGGCTGCTATGAAATGCGCTGCGACATCGAAGCACCGGTGCTGGCAATCCGATATTTGCTGGGGTTGTCACTCGCCGAGTCGATACCATCAGTCCGATTGCGATTGGGGACTACACGGGGGACGAATGCGTTGCTCACACGTACCGGTGCCCGGACCGCGTTGGCGATCACCCAGGGCTTTGGCGATCTCCTGGAAATCGGCAGCCAGGAGCGGCCGGAGCTGTTTGCTCTGCGAGTGGTCAAGCCTGCACCACTGACTGAATGTAGTATCGAAATCGCTGAACGCGTTACCGCCGACGGTTCTATTTTGATGAAGCCAAACCGTGACATAATACACAGACAACTCAGCAATCTAAAATCGAGTGGTATCGAGTCCCTTGCTATTTGCCTACTACATGCTGATTTGTATCCTGAGCATGAATTGATTGTAGAAGAAATTGCACGTGAGGTTGGCTTCCAAGAGGTTAGCCGATCGAGCGAGGTCGCCCCGCTGGTGAAAATCGTTCCTCGTGCTGAAACCACTGTCGTCGATGCCTACCTCAGCCCCGTGCTGCGCAACTACCTAGACAACCTGCGGGCGTCTCTCCCAGGTAGCCAGATCCGGTTGATGACCTCCGCCGGCGGACTGGTGGGAGATCAAGCATTCCGCGGTACCCAGAGTGTGCTTTCTGGTCCAGCAGGTGGAGTGGTAGGTTACGCCCAGGTTGCTGAGGCGACTGGGTTTGAACGTGCAATCGGCTTTGACATGGGGGGAACGAGTACCGACGTCTCGCGCTTCGATGGTTCTTTTGAGTACGAATATGAAACCTGCAAAGCAGGCGTGCGGCTTGTCACTCCCATGTTGGCGATCAACACCGTCGCCGCCGGAGGAGGTTCGATATGCCGATTTGACGGAACACAACTAACCGTGGGTCCCGCAAGCGCCGGTGCCGATCCAGGCCCTGCCTGTTACGGTCGCGGTGGGCCTCTGACGGTCACCGACCTCAATTACTATCTGGGCCGTATCGCCATAGACAAGTTTCCATTTCAGCTTGACCGCGCTGCCGTCCAGCGCAAACTTGATTCGCTGGTCGCTGACGTCTGTGAAGCCACCGAAGAACAACTCAGTTGTGTAGATTTAGCCGAAGGACTTCTTACGGTCGCCAATGCAAACATGGTCCGCGCGATTCGTAGTGTATCGATTGCCAAAGGAGCTGACCCCGCCGACTATTTGCTCGTTCCCTTTGGGGGGGCAGCTGCCCAACATGCTTGTGCGGTGGCACGCGAACTTGGCATTCGGCAGATTCTGAATCATCCCGACGCTGGTATCCTCAGTGCCTACGGCATTGGTCAAGCTGACGTAGTACGTCATGCGGCTCAAGGAATGTCACAACTACTTGCTGAGAGCAACTACAAGCAACTGGCGGCTGTGTTTGATGAGTTGGAACAAGCCCCCTACGCGGAACTCATTGCCGAGGGAATCCCTTCCACACAGATTGAGATCCATCACACGATTGATCTGCGATACTTGGGAACCGACGTACCTCTCAACGTTCCCTTCGCTTCATTCTCCAACGTCGCAAGATCATTCGAGTCACTCCACCGGGAGCAATTCGGCTACGTTCCCACCGATATACCGATTGAGATTTTAGCCCTACGAGTCGAAGCTCTTGGCAAGACAGGAAGCAAATCAATTGCTTCGTCGCGCTGCCCCGTCAATCAAGTCACACCCACCACTCACGCCGCTTGCCGGCTTAACGGCCAAGACCTTCAGATTCCCTGCTACGACCGAGCAGACCTCATCTCAGGTGCTACTCTCACCGGCCCTGCGCTAATCGCTGATATGCATTCCACGATCCTCATAGAAGCAGGTTGGCAATGTGAAACGCTCTCCGGCAGCGAATTGCTCCTCACAGACAATTCTCCCGATAGTATCTCTGCTCAAGAAAGTTCTCAGCAGAGTGAAGCCGTCATGTTGGCCGTCTTCAACAATCTTTTCGCCGGAATCGCCGAACAAATGGGCCATGTGCTGCGACGAACTGCACTCAGCGTGAACGTCAAAGAGCGTCTCGACTACAGTTGTGCCGTATTCACCGCATCAGGTGACCTCGTTGCCAACGCTCCACACGTCCCAGTTCACTTAGGTGCAATGAGTGCCACGGTCCGCGGAATCATCGCCGAGAATCCAAACCTTTCACCAGGCGACGTTTACATCTCGAACGATCCCTACCGCGGAGGCTCCCATCTTCCCGACGTGACAGTCATTACCCCCGTGCATGATCCCTCCACAGGTGACCTGCTGTTCTTCACCGCCTGCCGTGCCCATCACGCTGAGATTGGCGGCGTGCGGCCTGGCTCGATGCCCCCCCGTTCCCGCACACTCGGCGAAGAAGGAGTGTTGATCTCCAACTTTGCATTTGTGAAGAACGGCGAATCACGAGAAGCCGAGCTCCGGAAACTGCTGTCACAGCCTCCCTACCCTTCCCGCCGTGTGGAAGAAAACTTGGCCGACATTCGCGCCCAGGTTGCCGCCAACCAACAAGGTGCCCGCGATTTGCTAGCCCTCGTCGAGCGATATTCCTTGCCCGTAGTCCAAGACAAGATGCTCGGTATCCAAGACGCCGCCACTGCAAAAGTCCGCCACGCACTTGCCAGTTTCGGCAACGAAGATCGTGAATTCACTGACTACCTGGAGACTGCCGAAGGGGAAAGTGTGCCAATCTGTACGAAAATCACATTCCAATCCGATGCCGAAGGGCCTGTAGCCAGCATCGACTTTACTGGGAGCGGCCCCGTCGTCGAGGGCAACCTCAATGCCAACCCAGCCATTGTCTCCGCCGCAGTGCTCTACGTACTGCATCTCTTGGTCAACGAAGACTTGCCACTCAATGAAGGTGCCCTTCGCGCCGTGAATATCTACCTGCCTCCAGGCCTCTTGAATCCGCCCCGTGGTGCCACCCTAGCAGAAAGCCCCGCGGTCGCCGCTGGCAATGTTGAGACTTCCCAACGCGTGGTTGACGTACTCTTGGGTGCCTTCGGCGTGGCCGCCGCCAGCCAGGGAACCATGAACAACCTTCTCTTTGGCAACGCCGAGTTCGGCTACTATGAAACCATTTGCGGCGGCAGCGGTGCTACGCATGAAGGCCCCGGCGCCAGTGCCGTGCAGGTTCACATGACCAACACTCGCGCAACCGATCCTGAAATCCTGGAACGCCGACTCCCGTTAAGTTTACTAGAATTCAGCATCCGCCGCGGCTCAGGTGGGGCTGGGGTTCATCACGGTGGCGACGGTGTCGTGCGGCGATTGGAATTCCTCGAACCGTTGGAATTGTCACTCATCACCGAGCGTCGTGGACCGCACGCGCCCTATGGCTTGAATGGAGGAGACCCCGGGCAACTCGGAAAAAATATTTTGCACTTGGCAAAAGGCACCAAGATCGAACTCCCCGGCATCTGTGAGCGATCAATTGAGCCTGGGGATGTACTAACCATAGAAACGCCGGGAGGTGGTGGCTGGGGCCCTCGATCTTAA
- a CDS encoding CbiX/SirB N-terminal domain-containing protein gives MNPPPSLLDTPREKIAVILVDHGSRRDESNMLLLEVVEAFRAHSAWSIVEPAHMELAEPSIASAFAKCAGQGAELVIVFPYFLSPGRHWHQDIPRLATEAAAAWPRVRYLVTAPLGLHSLLLKVIDQRITACLERVAGDRAHCELCDDSTGCTMLPKQS, from the coding sequence ATGAATCCTCCACCATCACTACTTGACACTCCTCGCGAGAAAATCGCTGTAATCTTAGTCGATCATGGCTCCCGCCGTGACGAGAGTAATATGCTGCTACTCGAAGTCGTTGAGGCCTTCCGGGCGCACTCCGCTTGGTCAATTGTCGAACCCGCCCATATGGAGCTGGCTGAACCCTCCATAGCCTCGGCCTTTGCTAAGTGCGCGGGGCAAGGGGCGGAGTTGGTGATCGTGTTTCCCTATTTCCTCTCGCCAGGTCGGCATTGGCATCAGGATATTCCCCGCCTGGCCACTGAAGCGGCAGCTGCCTGGCCTCGTGTGCGGTATCTGGTAACCGCACCATTGGGTCTACATTCCCTACTGCTAAAGGTAATCGATCAGCGGATTACCGCCTGTCTGGAACGAGTCGCAGGTGATCGTGCCCACTGCGAGCTGTGCGATGATAGCACTGGCTGCACGATGCTGCCAAAACAATCCTGA
- a CDS encoding replication-associated recombination protein A, translating to MSLFAAAEAENRRQAQPLALRMRPQTLTEFVGQQHFLGEGKLLHRLIKADRLSALLFYGPPGTGKTTLAHLLATETRCSFRQLNAVTSGVKDLRAVIDESRDSLATEGLRTLLFVDEIHRFNKTQQDALLPDVEDGTVVLVGATTSNPFFAVNSALVSRSRVFEFQPLGIEDVTQLLNRALTDQDRGLGTIPVNLHSDAARFLAETCDGDARQALSALEIGVLSCDDRPVEFTLELAAESVQRKAVQYDRDGDAHYDAISALIKSIRGSDPDAGIYWLARMLEGGEDVRFLARRLVILASEDVGNADPQALPLAIAAMQACEFVGLPECQLNLAQTVAYLACAPKSNAATVAIGEARSDVREGRTVPVPMHLRDSHYAGAKQLGHGDGYEYAHNSEGGVAAQDYLGVEREYYRPVDRGFEREMAKRLESIRAKLPSAHSAKQEGDNE from the coding sequence ATGTCACTATTCGCCGCCGCAGAAGCCGAGAATCGTCGTCAGGCCCAACCTCTGGCCCTGCGAATGCGCCCCCAGACCCTTACAGAGTTCGTAGGCCAGCAACATTTCCTCGGCGAGGGCAAATTGCTGCATCGACTTATTAAGGCCGACCGACTCTCAGCCCTACTATTTTATGGTCCGCCAGGGACCGGAAAGACTACCCTGGCTCATCTGCTGGCCACAGAAACCCGCTGCAGTTTTCGCCAACTCAATGCGGTTACCAGCGGCGTAAAAGACCTTCGCGCCGTCATCGATGAATCACGCGATTCACTTGCCACCGAAGGTTTGCGCACCCTTCTTTTTGTTGATGAAATCCATCGCTTCAACAAAACACAACAAGACGCGTTGTTGCCCGATGTGGAAGACGGCACAGTCGTCCTGGTCGGCGCGACAACCTCCAATCCATTTTTTGCGGTGAATAGTGCTTTGGTGAGTCGCAGCCGGGTGTTTGAATTCCAGCCGTTAGGCATTGAAGATGTTACACAACTGCTTAATCGCGCATTGACCGACCAAGACCGTGGCTTGGGAACGATTCCAGTGAATTTGCATTCTGATGCAGCCCGCTTCCTGGCTGAAACTTGTGACGGGGATGCTCGCCAGGCTCTCTCGGCTTTAGAGATTGGGGTCCTCTCCTGCGATGACCGGCCGGTCGAATTCACCCTCGAATTGGCTGCCGAGTCGGTCCAGCGCAAAGCGGTGCAATACGATCGCGATGGCGACGCCCATTACGATGCCATCAGCGCATTGATCAAGAGCATTCGCGGTAGTGATCCCGACGCAGGAATCTATTGGCTTGCCCGAATGCTAGAAGGAGGTGAAGACGTCCGGTTTCTCGCCCGCAGGCTGGTGATCCTGGCTAGTGAAGATGTCGGCAATGCTGATCCCCAGGCATTGCCGTTGGCCATTGCGGCGATGCAAGCTTGCGAATTTGTAGGCCTGCCTGAGTGCCAACTCAACCTAGCCCAGACAGTCGCCTATCTGGCCTGCGCACCAAAGTCGAACGCGGCAACAGTTGCGATCGGCGAAGCCCGCTCGGATGTTCGCGAGGGCCGTACTGTCCCTGTTCCTATGCATCTGCGTGACAGCCACTATGCAGGCGCCAAACAACTCGGTCACGGAGATGGATACGAGTACGCTCATAATTCAGAAGGTGGCGTAGCTGCGCAAGACTATCTCGGAGTCGAGCGGGAGTATTATCGCCCCGTAGATCGAGGATTCGAGCGAGAAATGGCTAAGCGTTTGGAATCGATCCGAGCCAAACTACCATCAGCTCATTCGGCTAAGCAAGAAGGCGACAACGAGTGA
- a CDS encoding PQQ-binding-like beta-propeller repeat protein, with product MKFSTTLLVAFTLFKVAYSPAAENWPQWRGPDASAVVSSGNYPASITEDNIAWKVELPGRGCSTPAVWGDQIFVTSGIDGSDGVVCYDFAGKEQWRHLFGPERAGKHKNGSGSNSSPITDGENLIVYYKSGTLACLDLAGKVLWESNLQEQYGEDTLWWDLGTSPVLVGDLVIVAVMNDGDGFLVTLDLATGKEAWKTDRVYEVPKECDNSYTTPALSSDKKVIVTLGADHVTGHEVQTGKLLWECGGLNPAGEAAQRTIASPTVSGDIAIVPYRRGEMLTAIELGGQGDITGTGKLWEVPAKAGDVPTPLVNEGKVIVLSDRGDLTCLNIESGEELWTAELPRGRAKYFSSPILANGLLYCLREDGAINVGRIADGYEQLSEYNFDEQCVATPIPIRDQLFIRGSEHLFLVR from the coding sequence ATGAAATTCTCTACAACGCTCCTCGTAGCTTTCACTCTCTTTAAAGTTGCTTACTCGCCAGCTGCCGAAAACTGGCCCCAATGGCGAGGCCCTGATGCTTCTGCCGTTGTTTCATCCGGCAACTACCCGGCATCTATCACCGAGGACAATATCGCTTGGAAAGTCGAACTTCCCGGCCGAGGTTGCTCCACCCCTGCAGTCTGGGGTGACCAGATTTTCGTGACTTCTGGCATTGATGGTTCCGACGGTGTTGTCTGCTACGACTTCGCGGGCAAAGAACAGTGGCGACATCTGTTTGGTCCTGAGCGTGCCGGCAAACACAAGAACGGTAGTGGCAGCAATTCCTCACCCATCACCGATGGTGAGAACCTTATCGTGTATTACAAGAGTGGCACGCTCGCCTGTTTGGACTTGGCTGGCAAAGTACTTTGGGAATCGAACCTCCAAGAACAATATGGAGAAGATACTCTATGGTGGGACCTGGGCACTTCTCCTGTGCTGGTTGGTGATCTAGTAATCGTCGCTGTAATGAACGACGGAGATGGATTTCTAGTCACCCTGGACTTGGCCACCGGCAAAGAAGCTTGGAAGACAGACCGTGTTTATGAAGTCCCCAAGGAATGTGATAACTCCTACACGACTCCCGCACTCTCAAGTGACAAGAAAGTGATCGTCACTCTCGGGGCCGACCATGTGACCGGCCACGAAGTGCAAACCGGAAAGCTCTTGTGGGAATGTGGCGGTCTTAATCCCGCAGGCGAAGCCGCTCAGCGGACAATTGCCTCACCAACTGTTTCCGGAGACATCGCCATCGTGCCTTATCGTCGTGGTGAAATGCTCACCGCGATCGAACTCGGCGGGCAAGGCGATATCACTGGCACCGGAAAGCTATGGGAAGTACCCGCGAAGGCCGGCGATGTGCCCACGCCCTTGGTGAACGAAGGTAAGGTAATCGTACTGAGTGATCGTGGGGATCTGACTTGTCTCAATATTGAATCCGGGGAGGAACTTTGGACAGCGGAACTGCCGCGCGGCCGCGCCAAGTATTTTTCTTCTCCCATACTGGCCAACGGTCTGCTCTATTGCCTGCGAGAAGACGGCGCGATTAACGTCGGTCGGATAGCCGACGGGTACGAGCAACTGAGCGAATACAACTTTGACGAACAATGCGTGGCCACGCCAATCCCGATCCGTGATCAGTTATTCATCCGGGGAAGTGAGCATTTGTTTTTAGTGCGATAA
- a CDS encoding DUF4160 domain-containing protein yields the protein MPTVLRSGPFRFYFYAGDRDEPPHIHVERDEREAKFWLDPIRLQYSLGFAAHEINKIAAIVKQHQQQLLDSWDEYFND from the coding sequence ATGCCAACTGTGCTTCGTAGCGGACCCTTCCGATTCTACTTTTACGCAGGAGACCGTGACGAACCGCCACATATACACGTAGAGCGAGATGAACGTGAAGCAAAGTTCTGGCTAGACCCTATTCGCTTGCAATACAGCCTTGGTTTTGCTGCTCATGAGATCAATAAGATTGCGGCAATAGTCAAACAACATCAACAGCAGTTATTGGATAGTTGGGATGAGTACTTCAACGATTGA
- a CDS encoding DUF309 domain-containing protein, whose protein sequence is MMPDSPVPRFSNRPFPPYSYVPGSGTPHPVSDPSGHMHGETESAESPLDPINWEASETFLYAVDLFNHGYFWEAHEAWEALWHAAGRKGTDADFLKGLIKLAAAGVKQCEGNPTGVGRHARRAIELLSSLSRSSYCGVNLDLILQDAQRTADDPGAKFAPIVLAVLPP, encoded by the coding sequence ATGATGCCTGATTCGCCAGTTCCTCGTTTTAGTAATCGACCTTTCCCGCCCTACAGCTACGTGCCGGGCAGTGGAACGCCCCATCCTGTGAGTGATCCGAGCGGTCACATGCACGGTGAAACGGAGTCAGCCGAGTCGCCTCTTGATCCCATAAACTGGGAGGCGAGCGAGACGTTCCTCTATGCGGTCGATCTCTTCAATCACGGTTACTTCTGGGAGGCCCACGAAGCATGGGAAGCCTTGTGGCATGCGGCCGGCCGCAAGGGAACAGATGCCGATTTCTTGAAAGGGCTCATCAAACTGGCGGCGGCAGGTGTGAAGCAATGCGAGGGCAATCCAACAGGTGTCGGCCGACATGCGCGTAGAGCGATCGAACTGTTGAGTTCTCTCTCGCGTTCAAGCTATTGCGGGGTGAATCTCGATTTGATTCTGCAAGATGCACAGCGAACGGCCGACGATCCAGGAGCTAAGTTTGCGCCAATTGTGCTTGCTGTGCTGCCTCCATGA
- a CDS encoding DUF6498-containing protein, which produces MNSPISKISIREIDFTKPSVLSLIAANMIPLLGVLFLGWSTFAIVVIYWAENVIIGAINVLKMLTCAPTIETMHLANVTEKQLAGNSKAAKKLLAQQSSTMPVAHHASKLFFVPFFIFHYGMFCFVHGVFVFSLLGRADDMPFGGPLELGPHFLKQLWHENLLWAVLALAASHLYSYFTNFLYRGEYRRVTVQQLMFQPYGRIVVMHVAILLGAFLIVALGSPVWMLVILIIGKTLMDVGLHLAEREHNSTIDTSPTVVTT; this is translated from the coding sequence GTGAACTCTCCGATCTCAAAAATCAGCATACGAGAGATCGATTTCACGAAACCCTCTGTGCTTTCGTTGATCGCCGCGAATATGATCCCCCTCTTGGGGGTGCTTTTTCTCGGGTGGAGCACTTTCGCCATTGTGGTCATTTATTGGGCGGAGAATGTAATCATCGGAGCGATCAATGTCCTGAAAATGCTCACCTGCGCACCCACGATAGAGACCATGCATCTCGCCAACGTCACCGAGAAACAACTAGCAGGGAATAGCAAGGCAGCAAAAAAACTCCTGGCACAGCAATCATCTACGATGCCAGTAGCTCATCATGCCTCGAAACTCTTTTTTGTGCCATTCTTCATTTTCCACTACGGCATGTTTTGTTTTGTCCATGGCGTGTTTGTCTTCAGCCTCTTGGGACGAGCAGATGACATGCCCTTCGGCGGTCCGCTTGAATTAGGACCGCATTTCCTCAAACAGCTTTGGCACGAGAATTTACTCTGGGCCGTACTTGCACTGGCTGCGAGCCATTTGTATTCCTACTTCACGAATTTCCTATATCGTGGCGAATATCGACGGGTGACCGTACAGCAGTTGATGTTTCAACCTTATGGTCGAATCGTGGTCATGCACGTTGCTATTCTCTTGGGAGCCTTCCTAATTGTGGCGCTCGGTTCACCCGTGTGGATGTTGGTGATCCTCATAATCGGAAAGACTTTGATGGATGTTGGCCTCCATCTAGCAGAGCGTGAGCACAATTCTACTATCGACACGTCACCAACAGTTGTCACTACATGA
- the lipA gene encoding lipoyl synthase: protein MITLPIVETTRSPNGRQRLPEWLRVNLPAGGAQASFNGTHSTVAENQLHTVCEEARCPNIHDCWARGTATFMIAGKECTRGCRFCSVETLKQPPPLETDEPERLADAVERMSLAHVVITVVNRDDLPDGGADHYKRCVTAVKRRLPGTTVELLSSDLDGNHAALTHLLNEIPLAVFAHNVECVPRLDKLVRDPRASFAQSLEVLRQAKQLRPDLWTKSSLMVGLGETDMEVTESMQALRTVGVELLTLGQYLAPGKPGTRYLPVDRFVHPDQFESWKNAALAMGFLGVASGPLVRSSYRAGLLMEAAQQAQLAQT, encoded by the coding sequence ATGATCACGCTACCGATTGTCGAAACCACGAGATCGCCCAATGGGCGGCAGCGGCTGCCCGAGTGGCTGCGGGTGAATCTCCCCGCCGGCGGCGCACAGGCTTCGTTCAATGGTACGCATTCAACGGTTGCAGAAAACCAACTGCATACGGTTTGCGAAGAGGCTCGTTGTCCCAACATCCACGACTGTTGGGCGCGTGGCACGGCTACTTTCATGATTGCCGGCAAGGAATGTACGCGCGGCTGCCGGTTTTGTTCGGTCGAGACTCTGAAGCAACCACCGCCACTGGAAACAGATGAGCCAGAGCGCCTGGCCGACGCAGTCGAGCGGATGAGTTTGGCGCATGTCGTTATCACGGTCGTCAATCGCGACGATCTCCCCGATGGTGGCGCCGATCATTACAAGCGATGCGTGACGGCAGTCAAGCGGCGGTTGCCCGGGACAACTGTGGAACTCCTGTCCAGTGATCTCGATGGTAATCATGCAGCACTCACCCATCTGCTGAATGAAATCCCACTAGCCGTCTTCGCGCATAACGTCGAATGCGTACCGCGGCTCGACAAACTAGTCCGAGATCCTCGGGCTTCATTTGCCCAAAGCCTCGAAGTACTGCGCCAAGCCAAACAACTACGTCCTGATCTCTGGACTAAAAGCAGCCTCATGGTTGGCTTGGGTGAGACAGACATGGAAGTGACTGAATCAATGCAAGCTTTACGCACCGTTGGCGTGGAACTGCTAACCTTGGGTCAGTACCTCGCCCCCGGCAAACCGGGCACTCGGTACCTGCCTGTAGACCGGTTTGTTCACCCTGACCAATTCGAGTCATGGAAGAATGCGGCATTGGCAATGGGTTTCCTCGGCGTAGCATCCGGTCCGCTCGTCCGCAGTAGCTATCGAGCAGGGCTTCTCATGGAGGCAGCACAGCAAGCACAATTGGCGCAAACTTAG
- a CDS encoding DUF2442 domain-containing protein: MSTSTIDTSFHTASKVSLNDVSLTVDLTDGRTISVPLAWFPRLLHGTPTERQNWRLIAGGTGIHWADLDEDISVENLLSGKSSGESQSSLQKWLALRTSTSPRE; the protein is encoded by the coding sequence ATGAGTACTTCAACGATTGACACTTCGTTTCACACAGCGAGTAAAGTCAGTCTCAATGACGTTTCGCTTACCGTGGACCTCACCGACGGGCGTACGATTTCAGTGCCCTTGGCTTGGTTCCCTCGCCTTTTACACGGAACACCAACGGAGCGACAGAACTGGCGCTTGATTGCCGGTGGTACTGGGATTCATTGGGCAGACCTTGATGAAGACATCAGTGTCGAGAACCTGCTCTCTGGCAAATCCTCTGGCGAGAGTCAGTCTTCACTCCAAAAATGGCTCGCGCTGCGCACTTCAACTTCCCCCAGAGAATGA